The following are encoded together in the Raineyella sp. LH-20 genome:
- a CDS encoding VOC family protein: MSENTIPPGRPIWIDLTTTDIDKARAFYGDVFGWTFEDQGADFGNYNMIKSGDAFIGGMMGRVPDMPAGPDVWTVYLHTPDAQATCDKATAHGGSVMVPPMQVGGSGTMGVIVDSAQCATGFWQPGDFGGTERMAVAGAPCWFEIFTPAYATSLDFYRDVFAWTIAPMSDTDDFRYATDGADDAAAAGIMEATFLGDGPGFWRTYLGAVDVDATAASIVAAGGTVVEAPQDSPYGRFAVVTDDQGAGFLIVQAPAA; this comes from the coding sequence ATGAGCGAGAACACGATTCCACCGGGTCGCCCCATCTGGATCGACCTCACCACCACCGACATCGACAAGGCCCGCGCGTTCTACGGGGACGTCTTCGGCTGGACCTTCGAGGACCAGGGCGCCGACTTCGGCAACTACAACATGATCAAGTCCGGGGATGCCTTCATCGGCGGCATGATGGGCCGGGTGCCCGACATGCCGGCCGGGCCGGACGTCTGGACGGTCTACCTGCACACCCCCGACGCGCAGGCCACCTGTGACAAGGCCACCGCCCACGGCGGCAGCGTGATGGTCCCGCCGATGCAGGTCGGCGGCTCCGGCACGATGGGCGTCATCGTCGACTCGGCGCAGTGCGCCACCGGATTCTGGCAGCCCGGCGACTTCGGCGGCACCGAACGGATGGCCGTGGCCGGTGCGCCGTGCTGGTTCGAGATCTTCACCCCGGCGTACGCCACCAGCCTCGACTTCTACCGCGACGTCTTCGCCTGGACCATCGCCCCGATGAGCGACACCGACGACTTCCGCTACGCCACCGACGGCGCGGACGATGCCGCTGCGGCCGGGATCATGGAGGCGACCTTCCTCGGCGACGGCCCCGGCTTCTGGCGGACCTACCTCGGTGCCGTCGACGTCGACGCCACCGCCGCCAGCATCGTCGCGGCCGGCGGCACGGTGGTCGAGGCACCGCAGGACTCGCCGTACGGCCGCTTCGCCGTCGTCACCGACGACCAGGGCGCCGGCTTCCTGATCGTCCAGGCCCCGGCGGCCTGA
- a CDS encoding sugar-binding transcriptional regulator: MYRAAELYYEQGATMDSVARQLRTSRSTVSRLLKDARETGVVRISLVRPEQHTAAGDVLAGMFGIEVHVIPVPDLVGDVERLRLVASAAAQRLAAYAAEAVDPVIGIAWGTTLEQVVHQLEPVPQACATIVQINGAANPSTSGIPYAGMILQDAGRALGERVVQFPVPAFFDEAETREVLWRERFVRRMLDLRRRMDLAVFSVGSLSGQVASHVYAGGYLSGEEIAGLAADGVVGDVCTVMLRQDGSWAEIPINRRASGMTPEELAVVPHRLCVVGSPGKSRALVGALRAGVVTDLVVDDATARNTVAVLRAG, from the coding sequence ATGTACCGAGCGGCCGAGCTCTACTACGAGCAGGGCGCCACGATGGACAGTGTCGCGCGCCAGCTGCGGACGTCACGCTCGACCGTGTCGCGGCTGCTGAAGGATGCCCGGGAGACGGGGGTCGTACGGATCAGTCTGGTCCGCCCCGAGCAGCACACCGCGGCCGGCGACGTGCTGGCCGGGATGTTCGGGATCGAGGTGCACGTCATCCCGGTGCCCGACCTCGTCGGGGACGTCGAGCGCCTGCGGCTGGTGGCCAGCGCGGCCGCGCAACGTCTGGCGGCGTACGCGGCGGAGGCGGTCGATCCGGTGATCGGGATCGCCTGGGGCACGACGCTGGAGCAGGTGGTCCACCAGCTCGAGCCGGTCCCGCAGGCGTGCGCGACGATCGTCCAGATCAACGGCGCGGCCAATCCGTCCACCTCCGGCATCCCGTACGCCGGGATGATCCTGCAGGATGCCGGACGAGCGCTGGGGGAGCGCGTGGTGCAGTTCCCCGTGCCGGCGTTCTTCGACGAGGCGGAAACCCGCGAGGTGCTGTGGCGGGAACGGTTCGTCCGCCGGATGCTCGACCTGCGCCGCCGGATGGACCTCGCCGTCTTCAGCGTGGGCTCGCTCTCCGGGCAGGTCGCCTCGCACGTCTATGCCGGCGGCTACCTGTCGGGTGAGGAGATCGCCGGCCTCGCGGCCGACGGCGTGGTGGGCGACGTGTGCACGGTGATGCTGCGTCAGGACGGTTCGTGGGCGGAGATCCCGATCAACCGTCGGGCGTCCGGCATGACGCCCGAGGAGCTGGCGGTCGTGCCGCATCGGCTGTGCGTCGTCGGTTCTCCGGGGAAGAGTCGGGCCCTGGTCGGGGCGCTGCGCGCCGGGGTGGTGACCGATCTGGTGGTCGACGACGCGACGGCCCGGAACACCGTGGCGGTGCTCCGGGCCGGGTGA